One Weissella ceti DNA window includes the following coding sequences:
- a CDS encoding YxeA family protein, which produces MMKKILALLLLAAVLFVGFKGYNYYNDRYNGSPYYVQVLDAPKEERQKSDDGQDMGMGYIYNFTAKDPKGQPRNLEVVEYRKPLPENAWIKITASKKIVNNVEIVAAADVPTLAK; this is translated from the coding sequence ATGATGAAAAAAATTTTGGCGCTACTACTCCTAGCCGCGGTTCTATTCGTTGGTTTCAAGGGATATAACTACTACAATGATCGTTACAACGGTTCACCTTATTATGTTCAAGTGTTAGATGCGCCTAAGGAAGAACGTCAAAAATCTGACGATGGCCAAGATATGGGCATGGGTTACATCTACAATTTCACTGCTAAGGATCCTAAGGGACAACCACGTAACTTAGAAGTGGTTGAATATCGTAAGCCTTTACCAGAAAATGCTTGGATTAAGATCACAGCAAGCAAAAAGATTGTTAATAATGTTGAAATCGTTGCTGCAGCGGATGTTCCTACTCTCGCTAAGTAA
- the msrA gene encoding peptide-methionine (S)-S-oxide reductase MsrA, with amino-acid sequence MERAVFAGGCFWCMVEPFEEKDGIETVLTGYTGGHTVNPTYEEVCTHLTGHTEAVEIMYDADKISYQELLDIYWQQTDPTDEFGQFFDRGSSYRPAIFYTTEEQHQLALASKKALDESGQLSRPVVTSIEPAVPFYVAEDYHQQYYKKHPTAYQQYHSHRERILEQLWQ; translated from the coding sequence ATTGAACGTGCTGTATTTGCCGGGGGGTGTTTTTGGTGTATGGTAGAGCCCTTTGAAGAAAAAGATGGTATCGAAACTGTCCTGACCGGGTACACTGGTGGACACACAGTTAATCCAACATACGAAGAAGTGTGTACACATCTAACTGGACATACAGAAGCAGTTGAAATCATGTATGATGCAGATAAAATCAGCTATCAAGAATTATTAGACATTTATTGGCAACAAACAGATCCAACAGATGAATTTGGACAATTTTTCGATCGTGGATCTAGTTATCGTCCAGCTATTTTCTACACTACAGAAGAACAACATCAATTAGCATTAGCAAGTAAGAAAGCATTAGATGAGAGTGGTCAATTGTCTCGTCCAGTTGTGACAAGTATTGAACCTGCAGTGCCATTTTACGTCGCAGAAGACTATCACCAACAATACTACAAGAAGCATCCAACTGCTTACCAACAATATCATTCACACCGTGAACGTATTTTAGAACAACTTTGGCAATAA
- a CDS encoding GNAT family N-acetyltransferase: MLNIVKTAGLSQVSEDAKQIREAVFVQEQQIDPMLEFDDQDAKAIHFVGYVGPTVPVTTARIHSQGNEWHVGRVATIKEMRGQGFGHQLMAEIINTAKLQGIKSVNLGAQVHASSFYERLGFSKVGEPFLEANIEHIEMKLFL, translated from the coding sequence ATGCTAAATATAGTAAAAACAGCAGGTCTTTCACAAGTAAGTGAAGATGCAAAGCAAATTCGAGAAGCTGTTTTTGTACAAGAACAACAAATTGATCCTATGCTGGAGTTTGATGATCAAGATGCGAAGGCCATTCATTTTGTAGGGTATGTCGGACCAACAGTGCCTGTAACAACAGCCCGGATTCATTCACAAGGAAATGAATGGCATGTTGGACGAGTAGCAACGATTAAAGAAATGCGTGGGCAAGGATTTGGACATCAATTGATGGCGGAAATTATTAATACTGCTAAATTGCAAGGAATCAAGTCAGTTAATTTAGGTGCACAAGTACATGCTAGTTCATTTTATGAACGATTAGGTTTTAGCAAAGTGGGGGAACCCTTTTTAGAAGCAAACATTGAACACATCGAAATGAAACTTTTCCTGTGA
- a CDS encoding thioredoxin family protein — MNFYEATAHTNEEVESAINADGKTIMFLQASWCGDCKVIKPFVQKFRDQVESKDVAWIDADRDENLDVALNQNLRGIPAFVLFEDGKQVDHIGNGERLSPVDIEAWLEANLA; from the coding sequence ATGAATTTTTATGAAGCAACAGCCCATACAAATGAAGAAGTTGAATCAGCCATCAATGCGGATGGGAAGACAATTATGTTCTTACAAGCATCATGGTGTGGAGACTGTAAGGTAATCAAGCCATTCGTCCAAAAGTTCCGTGATCAAGTTGAATCAAAGGATGTCGCTTGGATTGATGCTGATCGTGATGAAAACCTTGATGTCGCATTGAATCAAAACCTACGTGGAATTCCTGCTTTTGTTCTATTTGAAGATGGAAAGCAAGTTGATCACATTGGAAATGGGGAACGTCTATCACCCGTAGACATTGAAGCTTGGTTAGAAGCAAACCTTGCTTAA
- a CDS encoding GNAT family N-acetyltransferase — MEIKLAQPEMFEQIDQLLRDAFTNSDHGYSGEAELTQALRESDTPTIELIAWDENIVKGHALLSEAMVGNTKGLVLAPIAVRVANQKEGIGSALMDELDEIAADNDYAFISILGDAYYTQFGYSPAAVIDVLPPMDVPSEYFHIKPFGPVDTGTLVYAPEFGI; from the coding sequence ATGGAAATTAAATTAGCGCAACCAGAAATGTTTGAACAAATTGATCAATTATTACGAGATGCTTTTACCAATTCTGACCATGGATACAGTGGCGAAGCTGAATTGACCCAAGCTTTACGTGAAAGTGATACACCCACGATTGAATTGATCGCATGGGATGAAAATATTGTAAAAGGACATGCATTGTTGAGCGAAGCCATGGTTGGGAATACTAAGGGATTAGTATTAGCGCCAATTGCGGTACGCGTTGCAAATCAAAAAGAAGGCATTGGCTCAGCGTTGATGGATGAATTAGATGAAATTGCCGCTGACAATGATTACGCCTTTATCAGTATTCTTGGGGATGCTTACTACACACAATTTGGTTATTCACCAGCTGCGGTTATTGATGTGTTGCCACCGATGGATGTACCAAGTGAATATTTCCACATTAAGCCATTTGGTCCAGTAGATACGGGAACATTGGTGTACGCTCCAGAATTTGGCATTTAA
- a CDS encoding NADPH-dependent F420 reductase, whose protein sequence is MKISVIGFGNIGSAVVNNLLNNGSDHEIYLANRSFDKIQKFADAHGDNVHAVSEEEAVKQGDVLILTMWMVQQLDFINRYYEQLGNKIVIDPSNPVGYNSQGESRRTLPEGLSSGEVIRFNLPEGVGYIKAFGTMGADSLADEASADKSVVLYYATDSAENDRLAEELIKDSGYFPLNADTKGLNVSGYGHLEVGGELHQYGGLEGQVPTKELAEKKLAEFKEAHKA, encoded by the coding sequence ATGAAGATTTCTGTTATTGGATTTGGAAACATTGGTAGTGCAGTTGTAAACAACTTGTTGAATAATGGTAGTGACCATGAAATCTACCTTGCAAACCGTTCTTTTGATAAGATTCAAAAGTTTGCGGATGCGCATGGTGATAACGTTCACGCTGTATCAGAAGAAGAAGCTGTGAAGCAAGGTGACGTTCTTATCCTAACGATGTGGATGGTTCAACAATTGGACTTCATCAACCGCTATTACGAACAATTGGGAAACAAGATTGTCATTGATCCATCTAACCCTGTTGGATACAACTCACAAGGTGAATCACGTCGTACATTGCCAGAAGGACTTTCATCTGGTGAAGTTATTCGTTTCAACTTGCCTGAAGGTGTGGGATACATTAAGGCCTTTGGAACAATGGGGGCAGATAGCTTAGCTGATGAAGCTTCAGCTGATAAGTCAGTTGTCTTGTACTATGCAACAGACTCAGCTGAAAACGATCGCTTGGCTGAAGAATTGATTAAGGATTCTGGTTACTTCCCATTGAACGCTGATACTAAGGGATTGAATGTATCAGGTTACGGACATCTTGAAGTTGGTGGAGAATTGCACCAATATGGTGGTCTAGAAGGACAAGTTCCTACTAAGGAATTGGCTGAGAAGAAGCTTGCTGAATTCAAGGAAGCGCACAAGGCCTAA
- the yidC gene encoding membrane protein insertase YidC: MNKKKFSITPILLIALLVLMFTGNIGFLQGPLTNFMQWAEHSIGGVNAVGWSIVMLTVVVRLVLMPMMVQQQHAATVQQEKMRLLQPQLAKVQEAQKNATTQEEKMKASQAMMAVYQKNGVSMFGGMNFTTLIIQWPIFIGLYDAIKGSPELAHASFFGISLAEQSPFLAIATGVIYMVQAYLSMIGIPAEQKKAMQTMMYIMPVMMFFMTWVTNAGIALYFLVGALIMIVQTIIIVVWRPRIRAGVANSFVVVDVADDALAGRVEVEQTGAFATAMKKAQEQQAAQSQEAPKDITNEVTEEDIRRENQARKQKNNQ, encoded by the coding sequence ATGAATAAGAAGAAATTCAGCATTACACCAATTTTGTTGATTGCACTGTTAGTCTTGATGTTTACTGGAAACATTGGGTTCTTGCAAGGGCCATTGACTAACTTTATGCAATGGGCAGAACACTCAATCGGTGGTGTGAATGCCGTTGGTTGGTCAATTGTTATGTTGACAGTTGTTGTCCGCTTGGTTTTGATGCCAATGATGGTCCAACAACAACATGCTGCCACAGTGCAACAAGAAAAGATGCGTTTGCTACAACCGCAATTAGCAAAGGTGCAAGAAGCGCAAAAGAATGCAACAACACAAGAAGAAAAGATGAAGGCGTCTCAAGCAATGATGGCTGTTTACCAAAAGAACGGTGTATCAATGTTTGGGGGGATGAACTTCACAACATTGATCATTCAATGGCCAATCTTTATTGGATTGTACGATGCCATTAAGGGGTCTCCAGAATTGGCTCACGCGTCATTCTTTGGGATTTCATTGGCAGAACAAAGCCCATTCTTGGCAATCGCCACTGGAGTGATCTACATGGTTCAAGCATATCTTTCAATGATTGGTATTCCAGCGGAACAAAAGAAGGCTATGCAAACTATGATGTACATTATGCCAGTTATGATGTTCTTCATGACTTGGGTAACTAACGCTGGTATTGCCTTGTACTTCTTGGTAGGTGCCTTGATTATGATTGTTCAAACAATTATCATCGTTGTATGGCGTCCACGTATTCGTGCCGGAGTTGCCAATTCATTCGTTGTTGTTGATGTCGCCGATGATGCTTTGGCTGGTCGTGTTGAAGTTGAACAAACTGGTGCGTTCGCAACTGCTATGAAGAAGGCGCAAGAGCAACAAGCTGCGCAATCTCAAGAAGCACCGAAGGATATCACTAACGAAGTGACTGAAGAAGACATTCGTCGTGAAAATCAAGCTCGTAAGCAAAAGAACAACCAATAA